In Thermococcus thioreducens, a genomic segment contains:
- a CDS encoding GAS domain-containing protein — translation MVEGGETKANQLINKFVISLTDGKILGYVTDINVEVEGDQFYFILKMKEVENLGKGQSMFSSERKLKIRPGDIVNVGPDVIILGNGKVPPLREIERLNQIAEEYNSLVRELEAKERLIEKLKEENYELTKKLDEIQRELRKLQVMKEDFEHLKEQLVRQEGQLEMAKDYIRLLEGLRHDIDKIKDDVDRLIQTQLEEVVRAIINEELNARGLKKTSFI, via the coding sequence ATGGTAGAGGGTGGCGAAACCAAGGCCAATCAGCTCATCAACAAGTTCGTCATATCCCTGACGGACGGGAAGATACTGGGCTACGTTACCGATATAAACGTTGAGGTTGAGGGTGACCAGTTCTACTTCATCCTCAAGATGAAGGAAGTGGAGAACCTAGGAAAGGGCCAGAGCATGTTCTCCAGCGAAAGGAAGCTCAAAATAAGGCCCGGGGATATAGTCAACGTTGGGCCGGACGTTATAATCCTCGGGAACGGTAAGGTCCCGCCGCTCAGGGAGATAGAGAGACTCAACCAGATAGCTGAGGAGTACAACTCCCTGGTTAGGGAGCTTGAGGCCAAGGAGAGGCTGATAGAGAAGCTCAAGGAGGAGAACTATGAGCTGACAAAGAAGCTTGACGAGATACAGAGGGAACTGAGAAAGCTCCAGGTGATGAAGGAGGACTTCGAACACCTCAAGGAACAGCTGGTAAGGCAGGAAGGGCAGTTAGAGATGGCCAAGGACTACATAAGGCTCCTGGAGGGACTCAGGCACGACATAGACAAGATAAAGGACGACGTGGACAGGCTCATACAGACACAGCTGGAAGAAGTCGTCAGGGCAATAATCAACGAGGAGCTGAACGCAAGGGGATTAAAGAAGACGAGCTTTATTTAA
- the engB gene encoding GTP-binding protein EngB, with product MIIFVGRSNVGKSTLIFRLTGKWVKRGKRPGVTRKPVEINWRGKLVVDMPGFGFMSGVPKARQERIKDEIVHFIEDNAEKIELAVLVVDGKAAPEIIERWEKRGEIPIDVEFYQFLRELEIPVIVAVNKVDKIKNLQKTINFLAEKFGVPYSEIPETFVPISAKFGTNLLELRKLMEKKLKEGRKKPPAKSKDLKDDVGDGLFDTVE from the coding sequence ATGATAATATTCGTGGGACGTTCGAACGTTGGCAAGAGCACGCTCATCTTCCGCCTGACGGGGAAATGGGTCAAGAGGGGCAAAAGGCCGGGAGTCACGAGGAAGCCAGTGGAGATAAACTGGCGCGGAAAGCTGGTGGTGGACATGCCCGGCTTCGGCTTCATGAGCGGCGTTCCAAAGGCTAGGCAGGAAAGGATCAAGGACGAGATAGTGCACTTCATCGAGGACAACGCCGAGAAAATAGAGCTGGCTGTTCTGGTGGTTGACGGCAAGGCCGCCCCGGAGATAATAGAGCGCTGGGAGAAGCGGGGGGAGATACCCATCGATGTCGAGTTCTACCAGTTCCTCAGGGAGCTGGAGATTCCCGTGATAGTGGCCGTAAACAAGGTGGACAAGATAAAGAACCTCCAGAAGACCATAAACTTTCTCGCTGAGAAGTTCGGCGTTCCCTACAGCGAGATACCCGAGACGTTTGTGCCCATTTCAGCGAAGTTCGGAACGAACCTGCTGGAGCTCAGGAAGCTTATGGAGAAGAAGCTCAAAGAGGGCAGGAAAAAGCCCCCAGCTAAATCAAAGGACCTCAAGGACGATGTGGGTGATGGTCTCTTTGACACCGTCGAGTGA
- a CDS encoding Lrp/AsnC family transcriptional regulator has protein sequence MEGKATLTPRQIRLLRKFYEEGKTIEVHTVEKTQDELAEELGITRQALSNHLKVLKELGYIRTGRGFIDLTDKALDLLGEKKGDVFAFVKIEPTKRKHVYEHIKELKIKRIYRVTGDIDLIVEADKTKLDEILEEIASLDGVKETITHIVLEVL, from the coding sequence ATGGAAGGGAAGGCCACCCTTACTCCGAGACAGATAAGGTTGCTCAGGAAGTTCTATGAGGAAGGAAAGACCATCGAGGTGCACACCGTTGAGAAGACTCAGGACGAGCTTGCAGAAGAGCTTGGAATCACCAGACAGGCCCTCAGCAATCACCTCAAGGTGCTTAAAGAGCTCGGCTACATAAGAACCGGAAGGGGCTTTATAGACCTGACCGATAAAGCCCTCGACCTTCTAGGCGAGAAGAAAGGCGACGTCTTCGCCTTCGTGAAGATAGAACCCACAAAGAGAAAGCACGTCTACGAACATATAAAGGAGCTTAAAATAAAGAGGATATACCGCGTTACAGGTGACATTGACCTTATCGTCGAGGCCGACAAGACCAAGCTTGATGAAATACTTGAGGAGATAGCCTCACTCGACGGTGTCAAAGAGACCATCACCCACATCGTCCTTGAGGTCCTTTGA
- a CDS encoding Clp1/GlmU family protein, whose translation MNKATYTEDVPPDRFELLERIMNLERPAKVMLIGPTDSGKTTLLTFLANRLLKEGLRVAVVDSDVGQKGILPPATVSLAFPEGPFESIGELRAYAHYFIGTITPGSYTGEMAVGVKRLADMAIEKADVVLIDTTGFVTGQGIEMKRLKAELVGPELIVFLERNGELTHLQRLLSPYGEALTLSISEKVREHSRGERREVRKEKWRTYFSNTSLVEVNLSGILPTGTELFKGRPLTQEERELLSALFRWLVIAGWKGERYVVVKAEEEGGIRGHTRSVINAVDFDRLSNLLVGFIDRNGLCLGVGILKWINFGEMKAQVLTPLPAQEVGNAVELRFGRIRVLETGEELGLLRREEL comes from the coding sequence ATGAACAAAGCAACCTACACGGAGGACGTTCCGCCGGATAGGTTTGAGCTCCTTGAACGGATAATGAACCTGGAGAGGCCCGCAAAGGTCATGCTGATAGGCCCAACCGACAGCGGGAAGACAACCCTACTGACTTTTCTGGCAAACAGACTCCTTAAGGAGGGTCTCAGGGTTGCGGTGGTTGACAGCGATGTCGGTCAGAAGGGTATTCTTCCCCCGGCTACGGTAAGTCTGGCTTTTCCAGAGGGGCCGTTTGAGTCGATCGGTGAGCTTAGGGCATATGCACACTACTTCATAGGCACCATAACCCCCGGAAGCTACACTGGGGAGATGGCCGTTGGAGTTAAGCGGCTTGCAGATATGGCCATTGAAAAAGCTGACGTGGTTCTCATAGACACTACGGGTTTCGTTACCGGTCAGGGAATTGAGATGAAGCGCCTCAAGGCCGAGCTTGTGGGGCCCGAGCTGATCGTCTTCCTCGAAAGGAACGGCGAGTTAACTCACCTTCAGAGGCTCCTTTCCCCCTATGGGGAAGCCCTGACCCTTTCCATCAGTGAGAAGGTGAGGGAGCATTCAAGGGGCGAGCGCAGGGAGGTCAGGAAGGAGAAGTGGAGGACGTACTTCTCAAATACTTCGCTGGTTGAGGTTAATCTTTCGGGGATCCTTCCCACAGGGACGGAGCTCTTCAAGGGCAGGCCTCTGACTCAGGAGGAGAGGGAACTGCTGTCGGCGCTCTTCAGGTGGCTCGTCATAGCGGGCTGGAAGGGGGAGCGCTACGTTGTAGTCAAAGCTGAAGAAGAGGGCGGAATCAGGGGGCACACTCGCTCGGTCATCAATGCCGTCGATTTTGATAGGCTCAGCAACCTTCTTGTGGGGTTTATCGATAGGAACGGCCTCTGTCTTGGTGTCGGGATACTGAAGTGGATAAACTTTGGTGAGATGAAGGCGCAGGTTTTGACGCCCCTCCCGGCCCAGGAAGTTGGCAACGCAGTCGAGCTCCGTTTTGGCAGGATTAGGGTGCTTGAAACCGGTGAAGAGCTTGGCCTCCTCAGGAGGGAAGAGCTCTAG